The DNA region TGAGACGCCAACGAAGGAAAACACGGGTTATGACATTACGGATGGCAAGTACGTCTGGATTGCTTACAAAAAAATTACGAAAGACAACATTGCCGACGCCCAATAACAGCAGCAAACAGGGACGTCCTTCATGAGATGGCGTCCTTTTTTTGCCGGGTTTACGGAAGGGGAGGATGAAAGATGGAATCACCTTACCTGCTGGAGATGGACGGAATATCCAAAGCATTTCCAGGTGTGCAGGCACTGAGTCAGGTCACATTGAAGGTAAAGACGGGCACGGTTCATGCACTGATGGGAGAGAACGGAGCGGGCAAATCCACGCTGATGAAATGTCTATTCGGTATGTATCGCCCGGACGAAGGGACGATTCGGATTGACGGCAATGAGGTGGAGATTCCGAGTTCGAAAGCGGCGCTTCAGCATGGCATATCGATGATTCATCAGGAACTGAATCCGGTGCCACACCGTCCGGTGATGGAGAACATCTGGCTGGGACGGTTTCCGATGAGGGGGCTGTTGGTGGATGAGAAACGAATGTACGCCGATACACTAGCCTTGTTCAAGGATCTGAATCTGGACATTGATCCGAAGGCTCAGGCGGGAACGTTATCCGTTTCCAAAATACAGTCGATGGAAATCGCCAAAGCGGTCTCTTTTCAATCCAAAGTCATCGTGATGGATGAGCCAACATCCTCGCTCACGGGCAAGGAAGTGGACCAGCTCTTCGCCATTATTAATCAGCTGCGCAGTCGCGGGGTGTCTATTATCTACATTTCGCACAAAATGGAGGAAATTCTGACGATCTCGGATGAAGTCACGATTATGCGGGATGGTTTTGTGGTGGGTACCTGGGATGCTGCCGATTTAACGACCGATCTGATCATTACCCGCATGGTTGGACGTGATCTGGATGAACGGTTCCCGGAACGGACGAACGTACCTGGAGAAGTGATTTTGAAGGCAGAAGGCTTAACCTCCAGCCAGCCGAATTCGTTCCGTGACGTGACATTTGATTTGAGGAAAGGTGAAGTGCTTGGCATCGGCGGCCTGGTTGGGGCACAGCGGACAGAATTAATCGAGTCACTGTTTGGCTTACGAGGACTTGCTTCAGGGACGATCTCGATCCATGGACGCAAGGTAAAGATCAAGTCACCTGCCGCAGCAAAGCGTCATAACATTGCCTTGCTGACCGAAGAGCGGAGAGTCACAGGAATCTTTCCAGTGTTGTCTGTGTATGAAAATACGATTATAGCGAGTCTCGGACGTTACCGGAATCGAATCGGTCTGCTGGATGAGAAAAAAGGCCGAGACGAGGCACGCGAGCAAACTCAGAAGTTCAGAACTAAAACGCCTTCAGTTAACAAGCTAATTCGCAACCTTTCCGGTGGTAATCAACAGAAGGTGCTTCTGGCTCGATGGTTGTTGACTGACCCTGAAATTCTACTGCTCGATGAACCGACACGTGGGATTGATGTGGGCGCCAAATTTGAAATCTACACCATTATTACGGAACTGGCCCGCCAGGGCAAAAGCATTATTATGATCAGCTCGGAGATGCCCGAACTGCTGGGCATGTCGGATCGAATTATGGTCATGAGCGAAGGACGGCTCACCGGAATTGTGGACGGAGCCGAGGCAACAGAGCAGGATATCATGAGGCTGGCCGCACAGCAGCGGATGGCTTAGTCAGGAGGGAACACATGAATACACAAGTTATCAATCAGGTGAAGCAGTATGTGGCGCAGCGCGCAATCTTTATTGTGCTGATCCTGCTGGTCATTGGCATTGCTATTGCCGATCCGCACTTTCTTGCTTTCTCTACACTTCGGGATATATTACAGCAGTCCTCCACACGGGCCATCATTGCGCTGGGGGCGGCGTTTATCCTGGTAACGGGCGGGGTCGATTTGTCGGCAGGGCGGGTCGTTGGGCTAACGGCTGTTGTATCCGCATCCATGCTGCAAATCGACGAATATGCCAATCGGTTCTTTCCTGATCTGCCACATTTATGGGTGGGATTACCGATCGTCATCGGGATCATCGCGGGCCTGGCAGTGGGTCTCGTCAACGGCATCATTGTAGCCAAATTACATGTTCCACCCTTTATTGCGACGCTGGGCACCATGGTTGCGGTATATGGTCTGAACTCGATTTATTTTGATACGGAGCCGAATCAGTCCCAGCCGATTGGTGGACTGAGACCTGATTTTACCGTTATTGGATCTGGTTACATTGATCTTGGCGGTGGTTATTCCATTCCGTATATCGTATTGATTGCCATAGCGGTTGCGCTGATCTGCTGGGTCGTCTTCAACAAGACCCGCCTTGGGAAGAACATGTATGCCATCGGTGGCAACATTCAGGCTGCGCATGTGTCCGGTATTCATGTAGCACGCAACCTGATTGCGTTGTATGCCATCGCAGGTGCACTGTATGGACTGGGCGGTGTGCTGGAAGCCGCACGTACGGGAGGGGCAACGAACAATTACGGCAACATGTATGAGCTGGATGCTATTGCGGCCTGCGTAGTGGGGGGCGTCTCCACTGCGGGTGGGATTGGTACGGTGCCGGGTGTTATGGCAGGGGTGCTGATTTTTGGAGTCATCAACTATGGTCTGACCTTTATCGGTGTAAGTCCTTACTGGCAGCTCATTATTAAAGGATTGATTATTGTGGCTGCGGTGGCTTTTGATATCCGCAAGTATATGGCGAAAAAATAGAAGGGTATATAAGCTGATTAGTAAAAGGTTACACCGTGCCGCGCCGATTGCAGTAATACCTTTCGATCTCTTTTATAGAGGTAAAACAAAGCCAGCACTCTGGAATGACAGGGGGCTGGCTTTGTGTGTGTCATGCTTTTTTAATGGAATATGACCCATATTACACCGTAAAGTGGAAAGATCATCACGCTAAGGATCAGCATGAAACCACCGACCTTGTAGGCCACTTTTGTACCATAGTGAGAATGATATTTGCGTGCGATCAAAACGGAAGATAACCAAAAGATGACAGCTGCCATAAAGGGAATATGAAATCCTTGATGACCATTGCTATAGATCGGCAAATCCAGTAGATTAAACAAGTAGTGGCTGATCTGTACCTTTTCAGTGCCCCAAGAAAAATTAAAAGCAAACCCCATAGCAAGCACAAGCAGAGAGAGGGTCCCGACGCCCAACGGTTTTCTTTGTTGTATCAACTATTTCCCCTCCATAACCAAGGTGATATCCTAAATAAATCCATTAAATGCATTGTATCACAATCGGATCATGAATTGGAGGATATTTCGCATTCTCCTTTTTCCTATAAACCGTTTGTCCTACTTTATTTATAAACTTATACATTCATGTGAATTTGGCGATCCTCCAATAATCGACAACATCAGCTAATCATAATCGATATAATACATGTAAATAGGATCTTAGATGTGCGTATTGTCAAAGGGGGCGAGGCTGTTTGCTGAGTTACACGATGAAAATGGTTATTTTCCCGCTGGGATGTCTGCTGGTTATCCTGTCCTCTTATTTTCTAGGGCTTACTCCCCATCTTGCGTTAATGATATGTGCTGGTGTGTTATTTGTAGCAAGTATATACGGGGAAAAACGGTATCCTGTACTGCGCTATATCCATTGGATCTTTCTCGGCATATTCCATTATTTCAGTGAACTGAACTGGTGCAATATGTTGTATTACCTGCTCATTATGTCGATGATTCAGGATAAACAGCGTGTAACGCAGACGTTACCCCTTTCAATGTTGATGGTGTTTGAATATACCGTGATTCGACTCTCGTATGTGACGATAGATACATATAATTTGCTGGTGTTCATGTTTGACATGTTGGCAGTAATTGTCTTTATCTTCTTGTATCATGCCTTGATTAACAGCGAGGCAGAGAAACGAAGACTGCGGGAAAAAAATCGTTATCTTACGATCCACGACCCGCTCACCGGGTTACTGAATTACGAGGGATATATGAATGTACTGAAGAAAACGGCGGACGAGCAACGATCCTTTTTGCTGATTATCTTGAACATTCAGAATTTCAACGGATTTGACAAAGAGGTTGAAGATAACTGGAGTCAAGTGATCAAAGCCGCAGGCGAGAGTGTATCGAAACAATTTGCAGATGCGTATGGGGTTTCCCGATATGCGGGGGATCGGTATGCTGTGGTTCTGCCTGAAATACAAGATATTGAAGAGCGCATGGCGTCACTGTTGACCGGGGAGTTAAAGGGGCTGCAGGTAAACTACATTATTTCCCTATATCCGGGAATGTCTGAGACCTTGCAGCAATTTATTACCCTCTCGGAGGACAGGCTGTTCCAGCAGCAGCGCAGCAAATGGCTAAAAAATGAAGAGGAGGTCTTCCGTTCGGAAAGACTCCGGGCTGTAGGTGAGCTGGCGGCTGGCATGGCTCATGAAATCCGCAATCCACTGACTGCCATTCGAGGATTTCTACAGTTATCACGAGGACAGGCATTTAATATCGCTCCATGGTATGAAGTCATTATGGGTGAGGTAACGCGGGTAACGGATCTGACAGCCGAGTTTTTACAGTTCTCCAAACCGCAAGCCAATCACATGAAGCCCGAAGGTGTGGGACATTGTCTTGAACGAGTCATGTCGTTAACCGAATCGGATGCAGCATCGCGAGGGCACCAGATTACACTTAAAATGACTGGTGAGCCAGTTGTGGTCAACATGGATCGTGACAAGATCGTTCAGGTTCTGATTAACCTGATCCGTAATGCTTTTGAAGCGATGGCAGATCCCGGCGAGGTACATATTGATCTGTTGCAAGATGGGGACCAAGCGCTGATCTCCATTACCGATACAGGCAGCGGCATTCCGGAGAATTCACTGGCAACGATCTTTAATCCATTTTATACAACCAAGGAAGAAGGGACCGGACTCGGGCTGGCACTCTGTCAGAAAATCGCTCAGGATCATCATGGGAAAATTACCGTTCAGAGTGAAGTGGGGATTGGTTCGACATTCACCCTTTTTCTGCCTATGGGGGTATAATTTCAACAGACATAGAGGCTGAACTGCCCCGTCAAGTAGACGTAAAAAAACGAAAAATGGTTCGTATAAAAACCTTAGCTCGGATGACGTGCTAAGGTTTCTTGTTATGCTGCTTTTCGGTATTCGTTAAACCTCCAAATATCGACAGCATCAGCTAATCATAATCGATATAATACATGTAAATAGGATCTGGATGTGCGAATGATGTCAAAGGGGGTGGGGCTGTTTGTTGAGTTAAACGATAATCCAGTTGGGCTGTTCCATTATTTTAGTAGAATAATATTCAATTCACATGGAGGGAATGTATGTACCAAACAACGATTCGTAATAGTTTTACATTAGACGGCATTGCTATACATAGTGGGAATTTGTCACAGATAACTCTGCATGCTGCACAACCAAACTCAGGTATTGTTTTTAGAAGAGACTCATCAAAAATTGGTAATAACGTCATAATGGCTGGTGGAAGTGCGGTTATTAATAATATCACCATTGGACACAACAGCGTTGTTTTAGCTAGAACCATGGTTACTAAAAACATGCCTGAGAACTCTATGGTTTCGGGATATACAGCTCGTTCACATAAGAGACAACTACGAGAATCGGCTGCACTTTCCAGACTCCCCAAAACGATAAAAAAACTAAATGAAAAACTTGATGAACTTTCCAAAACAAGGGAAGGTGCTAAATGATACATCAATCAGCCATTATTCATCCTACCGCAGTAATGGGGAACAATGTTGAAGTCGGACCTTTCAGTATCATTGAAGAAAATTCAAAAATAGGTAACGGGTGTAGGATTGGAAGTCACGCAATCATAGGAGCAAACACAATATTGGGGGAGAATAACTATATTTCACATGGTGCCATTATCGGTTCAGACCCACAAGATAAAAGTTACCAAGGCGAAAAAACATATCTTATCATTGGAGATAATAATACCGTAAGAGAGTATGTCACCATATGTAAAGGCACATCAAAAGGAGATGGTTTCACGAGAGTAGGGAGTAACAACTTTATTATGAATTATGCACATATCGCACATGATGTAGTGATGGGAGATCATAATGTCATCGTTAATAATGTGCAAATTGGCGGACATGTTATTGTTGAAGACTATATCACTTTTGGTTGTGGTTCTGGTGTACACCAATCATGTAACATAGGAAGGTTTGCAATGATTGGAGCGGGAAGTAAAGTTTCACAAGATATTGTTCCATATTCTTTAGCAGATGGTCCGCGTTCGTACATACATGGTATTAATACCGTTGGTCTAAGAAGAAATGGATTCTCAAATGAAGAAATAAGCACGATAAAAAAGATTAATACCATTTTATTTCGCCAAAAGCGAACTCTCGATCAATCTATTGAAGAAATAAACAACTTACCTCCTTCTGAATTTAAGGAACACACATTGAAATTTTTAAATAAATCTACACGCGGAATTGTACGAATGAAGCGATAAAATGAAAACGCCGCAAAGGTCCGGAATAAAACGGAACCTAATGCGGCGTTTTCGTCTTGTTTTCAAGGGCGGGACAGGTTAATTTTGTAGTCCCTGATGCAACTGATAATAGAAACCTTGCTGCTGCATCAACTCATCATGGCTGCCACGTTCGGCAATCTTCCCGTCATCGATGACCAGAATCTGATCAGCCTCACGGATTGTGCTTAGCCTGTGGGCAATGACGAAGCTGGTGCGATCCTTCATCAAAGTGCGCATCGCTTCCTGAATCTGCATTTCGGTGCGTGTATCAATGCTGCTGGTCGCTTCATCCAGAATAAGAATCGCAGGGTCAGCGAGAATGGCACGAGCGATGGTTAACAGTTGTCGCTGTCCCTGACTCAGATTGCTGCCACCGGAAATAATCGGAGTATCATAACCCTGCGATAACTTGCGGATGAAGGAGTGGGCATTAGCCAACTTCGCCGCTTGCTGGATCTGTTCATCCGTTGCATCCGATTTGCCGTAGGCAATATTGTCACGAATGGTGCCGGAGAACAGATAAGCGTCCTGTAACACAATGCCAAGTTCGCGCCTTAGCTGGTCTTTCTCCAGTTTCGAGATGTCACAGCCATCAATGGTAATCCGTCCGCCCGTAA from Paenibacillus sp. JNUCC-31 includes:
- a CDS encoding sugar ABC transporter ATP-binding protein is translated as MESPYLLEMDGISKAFPGVQALSQVTLKVKTGTVHALMGENGAGKSTLMKCLFGMYRPDEGTIRIDGNEVEIPSSKAALQHGISMIHQELNPVPHRPVMENIWLGRFPMRGLLVDEKRMYADTLALFKDLNLDIDPKAQAGTLSVSKIQSMEIAKAVSFQSKVIVMDEPTSSLTGKEVDQLFAIINQLRSRGVSIIYISHKMEEILTISDEVTIMRDGFVVGTWDAADLTTDLIITRMVGRDLDERFPERTNVPGEVILKAEGLTSSQPNSFRDVTFDLRKGEVLGIGGLVGAQRTELIESLFGLRGLASGTISIHGRKVKIKSPAAAKRHNIALLTEERRVTGIFPVLSVYENTIIASLGRYRNRIGLLDEKKGRDEAREQTQKFRTKTPSVNKLIRNLSGGNQQKVLLARWLLTDPEILLLDEPTRGIDVGAKFEIYTIITELARQGKSIIMISSEMPELLGMSDRIMVMSEGRLTGIVDGAEATEQDIMRLAAQQRMA
- the mglC gene encoding galactose/methyl galactoside ABC transporter permease MglC → MNTQVINQVKQYVAQRAIFIVLILLVIGIAIADPHFLAFSTLRDILQQSSTRAIIALGAAFILVTGGVDLSAGRVVGLTAVVSASMLQIDEYANRFFPDLPHLWVGLPIVIGIIAGLAVGLVNGIIVAKLHVPPFIATLGTMVAVYGLNSIYFDTEPNQSQPIGGLRPDFTVIGSGYIDLGGGYSIPYIVLIAIAVALICWVVFNKTRLGKNMYAIGGNIQAAHVSGIHVARNLIALYAIAGALYGLGGVLEAARTGGATNNYGNMYELDAIAACVVGGVSTAGGIGTVPGVMAGVLIFGVINYGLTFIGVSPYWQLIIKGLIIVAAVAFDIRKYMAKK
- a CDS encoding ATP-binding protein, giving the protein MKMVIFPLGCLLVILSSYFLGLTPHLALMICAGVLFVASIYGEKRYPVLRYIHWIFLGIFHYFSELNWCNMLYYLLIMSMIQDKQRVTQTLPLSMLMVFEYTVIRLSYVTIDTYNLLVFMFDMLAVIVFIFLYHALINSEAEKRRLREKNRYLTIHDPLTGLLNYEGYMNVLKKTADEQRSFLLIILNIQNFNGFDKEVEDNWSQVIKAAGESVSKQFADAYGVSRYAGDRYAVVLPEIQDIEERMASLLTGELKGLQVNYIISLYPGMSETLQQFITLSEDRLFQQQRSKWLKNEEEVFRSERLRAVGELAAGMAHEIRNPLTAIRGFLQLSRGQAFNIAPWYEVIMGEVTRVTDLTAEFLQFSKPQANHMKPEGVGHCLERVMSLTESDAASRGHQITLKMTGEPVVVNMDRDKIVQVLINLIRNAFEAMADPGEVHIDLLQDGDQALISITDTGSGIPENSLATIFNPFYTTKEEGTGLGLALCQKIAQDHHGKITVQSEVGIGSTFTLFLPMGV
- a CDS encoding UDP-3-O-acyl-N-acetylglucosamine deacetylase, with amino-acid sequence MYQTTIRNSFTLDGIAIHSGNLSQITLHAAQPNSGIVFRRDSSKIGNNVIMAGGSAVINNITIGHNSVVLARTMVTKNMPENSMVSGYTARSHKRQLRESAALSRLPKTIKKLNEKLDELSKTREGAK
- the lpxA gene encoding acyl-ACP--UDP-N-acetylglucosamine O-acyltransferase, encoding MIHQSAIIHPTAVMGNNVEVGPFSIIEENSKIGNGCRIGSHAIIGANTILGENNYISHGAIIGSDPQDKSYQGEKTYLIIGDNNTVREYVTICKGTSKGDGFTRVGSNNFIMNYAHIAHDVVMGDHNVIVNNVQIGGHVIVEDYITFGCGSGVHQSCNIGRFAMIGAGSKVSQDIVPYSLADGPRSYIHGINTVGLRRNGFSNEEISTIKKINTILFRQKRTLDQSIEEINNLPPSEFKEHTLKFLNKSTRGIVRMKR